From Microlunatus capsulatus, a single genomic window includes:
- a CDS encoding NUDIX hydrolase, translating to MAFTSEFPPVYVTVDVVVLTLRDDALHVLMVERGSKPWQGRLALPGGFVQQQEDLLAAARRELREETGLAVQPAHLEQLGTFGRPDRDPRARTVAVAHLAVLPALPEPVAGTDAAAASWQPVAEVLDAELPFDHHDILAAGVERARSKLEYTPLATAFVGPTFTIADLRHVYETVWGRRLDPGNFHRKVVGSPGFVERAPGERSGSRGRPAAVYRAGPATLLNPPLWRGEPAPTPTGRHRP from the coding sequence GTGGCGTTCACGTCGGAGTTCCCGCCGGTCTACGTCACGGTCGACGTCGTGGTGCTCACCCTGCGCGACGACGCCCTGCACGTGCTGATGGTCGAGCGCGGTTCGAAGCCCTGGCAGGGCCGGCTGGCGCTGCCAGGAGGTTTCGTCCAGCAGCAGGAGGACCTGCTGGCCGCCGCGCGCCGCGAGCTCCGCGAGGAGACCGGTCTGGCCGTCCAGCCCGCCCACCTCGAGCAGCTGGGGACGTTCGGCCGGCCGGACCGCGACCCGCGAGCGCGCACCGTGGCCGTCGCGCACCTCGCCGTCCTGCCCGCGCTCCCCGAGCCCGTGGCCGGCACCGACGCCGCGGCGGCGAGCTGGCAGCCGGTCGCGGAGGTGCTGGACGCGGAGCTCCCGTTCGACCACCACGACATCCTGGCCGCCGGCGTCGAGCGGGCCCGCAGCAAGCTGGAGTACACCCCGCTGGCGACGGCCTTCGTCGGCCCGACCTTCACCATCGCCGACCTGCGGCACGTCTACGAGACCGTCTGGGGGCGCCGGCTCGACCCGGGCAACTTCCACCGCAAGGTCGTCGGCTCCCCCGGCTTCGTGGAGCGCGCGCCCGGCGAGCGCAGCGGCAGCCGTGGCCGACCGGCCGCCGTCTACCGGGCCGGTCCCGCCACCCTGCTCAACCCACCCCTGTGGCGGGGCGAACCCGCCCCCACCCCGACCGGAAGGCACCGCCCGTGA
- a CDS encoding NADP-dependent oxidoreductase, giving the protein MTRAWVATDFGGLDVFGEVEVDVPAPGSGEVTIEVRAAGMNPADYKHVASGSDRSTLPVPVGYEVAGVLSAVGPGTEIASGGGAVGDEVLAFRVRGGYAGALTAPARDVFAKPASLGWPEAANLLLAGTTAAEMLHVTTVAPGETVLLHGASGAVGVSVLQQARLLGARVIGTCGEGSDDVVRRFGGEPVRYGDGLEERVRELAPDGVAAALDSVGTDEAVDVSLALVPDRQRVVTIAARERAAQDGIRLIAGAMPASQAFRDQVRARLIALAAAGDLVVPVARTFPLDQAREALELLSGGHPGGKLALIP; this is encoded by the coding sequence ATGACGCGGGCGTGGGTGGCGACGGACTTCGGCGGGCTGGATGTGTTCGGCGAGGTGGAGGTCGACGTCCCGGCGCCGGGATCGGGCGAGGTGACGATCGAGGTGCGCGCGGCCGGGATGAACCCGGCCGACTACAAGCACGTCGCCAGCGGGTCCGACCGCAGCACCCTGCCCGTGCCCGTCGGCTACGAGGTCGCGGGGGTCCTCAGCGCCGTTGGCCCGGGCACCGAGATCGCCTCCGGCGGCGGGGCGGTGGGCGACGAGGTGCTCGCCTTCCGGGTCCGCGGCGGCTACGCGGGCGCCCTCACCGCGCCGGCCCGCGACGTCTTCGCCAAGCCGGCCTCGCTCGGCTGGCCCGAGGCGGCGAACCTGCTGCTGGCCGGCACGACGGCGGCCGAGATGCTGCACGTCACCACCGTGGCGCCGGGGGAGACCGTCCTGCTGCACGGGGCGTCCGGCGCCGTCGGCGTGAGCGTGCTCCAGCAGGCCCGGTTGCTGGGCGCCCGGGTGATCGGGACCTGCGGGGAGGGCAGCGACGACGTCGTCCGCCGGTTCGGCGGCGAGCCCGTCCGCTACGGCGACGGCCTGGAGGAGCGGGTGCGCGAACTCGCGCCCGACGGGGTCGCCGCGGCCCTGGACTCCGTCGGGACCGACGAGGCCGTCGACGTCTCCCTGGCCCTGGTGCCCGACCGGCAGCGGGTCGTCACCATCGCCGCCCGCGAGCGGGCGGCGCAGGACGGGATCCGGCTCATCGCCGGCGCGATGCCCGCCAGCCAGGCCTTCCGCGACCAAGTCCGCGCCCGGCTCATCGCCCTGGCCGCGGCCGGCGACCTCGTGGTTCCCGTGGCCCGGACGTTCCCCCTCGACCAGGCGCGCGAGGCGCTCGAGCTGCTCAGCGGCGGCCACCCCGGCGGGAAGCTCGCGCTGATCCCCTGA
- a CDS encoding T3SS (YopN, CesT) and YbjN peptide-binding chaperone 1: MDVRTSTQRRWLRSHVASIVSSMTGEPATTDSDGDYPVRGTTSQAWVRLTTGDPCGVHVFGYAARDVPARAAVLRELNQHNWGRLGTRVAWSEGLVLVDSFLFADAITEETLTLVLRRVLALADQLGPVLTAVHGGTTYLEASSASAA, from the coding sequence ATGGACGTTCGCACCAGCACCCAGCGCCGGTGGCTCCGCAGCCACGTCGCCAGCATCGTCAGCAGCATGACGGGCGAGCCCGCCACCACCGACTCCGACGGCGACTACCCCGTGCGGGGCACGACGTCGCAGGCGTGGGTGCGGCTGACCACGGGCGACCCCTGCGGGGTGCACGTGTTCGGCTACGCGGCGCGCGACGTCCCGGCTCGGGCAGCGGTCCTCCGCGAGCTCAACCAGCACAACTGGGGCCGGCTCGGCACCCGGGTCGCCTGGTCCGAGGGGCTCGTGCTCGTCGACAGCTTCCTGTTCGCCGACGCCATCACCGAGGAGACGCTGACGCTCGTCCTGCGTCGGGTGCTGGCCCTGGCGGACCAGCTAGGCCCGGTGCTGACCGCCGTGCACGGCGGCACGACCTACCTCGAGGCCAGCAGCGCCTCGGCGGCCTGA
- a CDS encoding DoxX family protein produces MTTTARTADRTALGLAALLAGTGTLHLVDPHRFDPAVPTWLPGSRLGWELVSGVAELGCAALLALPRTRRLGGWATAALFVAVFPGNLDMARRARSPRGRAITLARLPLQLPLVVGAWRVARHASAR; encoded by the coding sequence GTGACCACCACCGCCCGGACCGCCGACCGCACCGCGCTGGGGCTCGCCGCCCTGCTGGCGGGCACCGGGACGCTCCACCTCGTCGACCCGCACCGCTTCGACCCGGCCGTGCCCACCTGGCTGCCGGGGAGCCGGCTGGGCTGGGAGCTGGTCTCCGGCGTCGCCGAGCTCGGCTGCGCGGCGCTGCTGGCTCTGCCCCGGACCCGCCGGCTGGGGGGCTGGGCCACGGCCGCGCTGTTCGTCGCCGTCTTCCCCGGCAACCTCGACATGGCCCGGCGGGCCCGCTCGCCGCGGGGCCGGGCGATCACCCTGGCCCGGCTGCCGCTGCAGCTGCCCCTGGTCGTCGGGGCCTGGCGCGTCGCCCGGCACGCCTCCGCCCGCTGA
- a CDS encoding PaaI family thioesterase: MPDDARTRTYAWEDPAALLQHRDLTGLELLRRMGRDLPGPPVAATLGFDVEEVEHGRVVFGLEPAEFHENPLGTVHGGVLATLLDSATACALHSTLPAGVGYTTTSLNVTYTRAVTARTGRVRCIGTVLSQGRRTALAEARVLDGEGRLLAHATSTLLILPPPTPG; this comes from the coding sequence GTGCCCGACGACGCCCGGACCCGCACCTACGCCTGGGAGGACCCGGCGGCGCTGCTGCAGCACCGCGACCTGACGGGGCTGGAGCTGCTCCGGCGGATGGGTCGCGACCTGCCCGGCCCGCCGGTGGCCGCGACGCTGGGCTTCGACGTCGAGGAGGTCGAGCACGGCCGCGTCGTCTTCGGCCTGGAGCCGGCGGAGTTCCACGAGAACCCGCTCGGCACCGTGCACGGCGGGGTGCTGGCCACCCTGCTGGACAGCGCGACGGCCTGCGCCCTGCACAGCACCCTGCCCGCCGGCGTCGGGTACACGACGACGTCGCTCAACGTCACCTACACGCGCGCGGTGACCGCGCGGACCGGCCGCGTCCGCTGCATCGGGACCGTCCTCTCCCAGGGCCGCCGCACCGCCCTGGCCGAGGCCCGGGTGCTCGACGGCGAGGGCCGGCTGCTCGCCCACGCCACCTCGACGCTGCTCATCCTGCCCCCGCCGACGCCCGGCTGA